One window from the genome of Streptomyces sp. WZ-12 encodes:
- a CDS encoding Wzz/FepE/Etk N-terminal domain-containing protein, producing MTTRTTSESSAAAPLLDLQALVVAVRRRRRLWCSMALLGLFVGATLAVLLPTPPTAVTKVLVAHREDQPNDPGTLIRTDVALLGTTRIAGRALQSLKSPAKPEDFVQDYGGTGLTNNLLQISVTGQSDAEAVARAKALADAFVADHVRRIRDTANAEAKALLDQRDRTQDELAEVNKAVGDGSPKGGAKAPASLESLFARRAELTSRISDLGRRAAEAHIGTPQLIAGTQIVDAPHAVRRSLPRTAATDAAIGFALGLVLGLAVAAVGTVVADRPVLRRDIAANLGASVLAELPRRSARRWQRRRTRAARERLATSLARTVRGSAEPVSLLELGCARSTSVIALALAGALAADGPVVIVDGLPNAQLAGRRPEPGGPTVVSGERAAAVSHEELRFGVGSVAPGTAWTDLPYLGTQTVLVVRAGHGSAAWLHTVARQLADQRIAVIGVVLIDPDPRDRTDGTLWDGLGTALCGRPERPARQSGTGRRRAELLPMWARVPNNDQEAR from the coding sequence GTGACGACGCGTACGACGTCCGAGTCGTCGGCCGCCGCTCCGCTGTTGGACCTGCAGGCGCTGGTGGTGGCGGTGCGGAGACGGCGTCGCCTCTGGTGCTCCATGGCGCTGCTGGGGCTGTTCGTCGGCGCGACGTTGGCTGTGCTGCTGCCGACGCCGCCGACCGCGGTGACCAAGGTGCTGGTCGCGCATCGGGAGGACCAGCCGAACGACCCCGGAACGCTGATCCGCACCGACGTCGCGTTGCTGGGGACCACACGGATCGCCGGCCGGGCCCTGCAGTCCCTCAAGTCCCCGGCGAAACCGGAGGACTTCGTGCAGGATTACGGCGGTACCGGTTTGACCAACAACCTGCTGCAGATCAGTGTGACGGGCCAGAGCGACGCGGAGGCGGTGGCCCGCGCCAAGGCGCTGGCCGATGCCTTCGTCGCGGACCATGTGCGGCGGATACGGGACACCGCGAACGCCGAGGCCAAGGCCCTGCTCGACCAGCGTGACCGAACGCAGGACGAACTCGCCGAGGTCAACAAGGCGGTCGGGGACGGATCGCCGAAGGGCGGGGCGAAGGCGCCGGCGAGTCTGGAGTCGCTCTTCGCCCGCCGTGCGGAACTCACCTCGCGGATCTCCGATTTGGGCCGGCGTGCCGCGGAGGCGCACATCGGCACGCCCCAACTCATCGCGGGCACACAGATCGTGGACGCCCCGCACGCGGTGCGGCGCTCCCTGCCCAGGACCGCTGCCACCGACGCCGCGATCGGGTTCGCCCTCGGACTCGTCCTCGGACTCGCGGTGGCCGCGGTCGGGACGGTGGTGGCGGACCGCCCCGTGCTGCGCCGGGACATCGCGGCGAACCTCGGCGCCTCGGTCCTCGCGGAGCTGCCCCGCCGGTCGGCCAGGCGGTGGCAGCGCCGACGGACCCGGGCGGCACGTGAACGGCTCGCCACGTCCCTGGCCCGCACCGTGCGCGGCTCCGCGGAACCGGTGTCGCTGTTGGAACTGGGCTGTGCGCGCAGCACGAGCGTGATCGCCCTGGCTCTCGCCGGGGCCCTGGCGGCGGACGGGCCGGTGGTGATCGTCGACGGTCTGCCCAACGCGCAGCTCGCGGGCCGCCGCCCGGAGCCGGGAGGTCCGACCGTGGTCAGCGGCGAGCGTGCCGCGGCCGTGTCGCACGAGGAACTCCGGTTCGGCGTCGGCTCGGTCGCGCCCGGCACCGCGTGGACCGACCTCCCGTACCTCGGCACTCAGACCGTGCTCGTCGTGCGGGCCGGGCACGGCAGCGCCGCGTGGCTGCACACCGTGGCGCGGCAACTCGCGGACCAGCGCATCGCGGTGATCGGTGTGGTGCTGATCGACCCCGATCCGCGGGACCGGACCGACGGCACGCTGTGGGACGGGCTGGGGACCGCGCTGTGCGGCCGGCCCGAGCGGCCGGCCCGGCAGAGCGGGACGGGCCGGCGGCGGGCCGAGTTGCTGCCGATGTGGGCGCGGGTTCCGAACAACGACCAGGAGGCGCGGTAG
- the asnB gene encoding asparagine synthase (glutamine-hydrolyzing), with amino-acid sequence MCGIAGTYRWPDGKVVTDRLTDALAHRGPDGAGRYGHAVGGGEVHLGHRRLAIIDLSGTGAQPMVSGGLALTYNGELYNAPELRAELAAAGVRFRGTSDTEVLLESWRRWGTGCLPRLRGMFAFGIFDERTGELVLARDQLGIKPLFVLRRGAGLAFASELKALAAATGGSLRVDHAALVASLLYYWVPDSRCAFREVEKLPPGSWLRCRPGGRVERGRFWHLREVAAEGRERARAGELPDVAAVVEESTRRHLRADVPVATFLSGGLDSSYLTALAARDRPGISAYTIGFRAEDARFEAMPDDLRHARRVAGRFGVDLHEIEIAPNVLDLLPQMTHHLDEPIGDPAAINTFLICSAAREAGVKVMLSGMGADELFAGYRKHLANLVALRYQRVPRPVRRGLSRVVDRLPVATARRGYRSVRFAKRFLSFAELPEETAFRRSYTMYDRDELLALLDPDLAGAVEEVLAEHADIYQDNDLDDFVNRMCLGDARMFLPGLNLAYTDRSSMAASMEVRVPYVDVEVVRAAFAVPGDRKIVGRQGKAVLKEAAASILPREVVYRPKGLFSAPLRAWMSRDLAPLVREVVHDGVLVSSGLLRRDALARMVAADAAGQRDYSKHLWHVLTLEHWYRGATSGSDRSAGATA; translated from the coding sequence ATGTGTGGCATCGCAGGGACTTACCGTTGGCCGGACGGGAAGGTCGTCACCGACCGGCTCACCGACGCCCTGGCCCACCGCGGTCCGGACGGGGCGGGCCGCTACGGTCACGCCGTCGGGGGCGGCGAAGTGCACCTCGGGCACCGCCGGTTGGCCATCATCGACCTGTCCGGGACCGGCGCCCAACCGATGGTCTCGGGCGGCCTCGCCCTGACGTACAACGGCGAGCTGTACAACGCGCCCGAGCTGCGTGCCGAGCTGGCGGCCGCGGGGGTGCGCTTCCGCGGTACCTCCGACACCGAGGTGCTGCTGGAGTCCTGGCGGCGCTGGGGCACGGGCTGCCTGCCCCGGCTGCGCGGCATGTTCGCGTTCGGGATCTTCGACGAGCGAACCGGTGAACTGGTGCTCGCCCGCGACCAGTTGGGCATCAAGCCGCTGTTCGTGCTCCGGCGCGGTGCGGGCCTGGCATTCGCCTCCGAGCTCAAGGCGCTCGCCGCCGCGACCGGCGGTTCGCTGCGGGTGGACCATGCGGCGCTGGTGGCCTCGCTGCTGTACTACTGGGTGCCGGACTCCCGGTGCGCGTTCCGCGAGGTGGAGAAGTTGCCGCCGGGGAGTTGGCTGAGGTGCCGGCCCGGCGGTCGGGTGGAGCGCGGCCGGTTCTGGCACCTTCGGGAGGTGGCCGCCGAGGGTCGGGAGCGGGCGCGGGCCGGCGAGCTGCCGGACGTCGCGGCCGTCGTCGAGGAGTCGACCCGGCGTCACCTGCGCGCCGACGTACCCGTGGCGACCTTCCTCTCCGGCGGTCTCGACTCCAGTTACCTGACCGCGCTGGCGGCCCGCGACCGCCCCGGGATCTCCGCCTACACGATCGGGTTCCGCGCCGAGGACGCCCGGTTCGAGGCAATGCCGGACGACCTGCGCCACGCCCGGCGGGTGGCCGGGCGGTTCGGCGTCGACCTGCACGAGATCGAGATCGCCCCGAACGTGCTCGACCTGCTGCCGCAGATGACCCACCACCTGGACGAGCCGATCGGCGACCCCGCCGCGATCAACACGTTCCTGATCTGCTCGGCCGCCCGGGAGGCCGGGGTCAAGGTGATGCTCTCGGGGATGGGCGCCGACGAGTTGTTCGCCGGGTACCGCAAGCACCTGGCCAACCTGGTCGCGCTGCGCTACCAGCGCGTCCCGCGCCCGGTGCGGCGCGGCCTGTCCAGGGTCGTGGACCGGCTGCCGGTCGCCACGGCCCGCCGGGGATACCGGTCGGTGCGCTTCGCGAAGCGGTTCCTGTCCTTCGCCGAGCTGCCGGAGGAGACCGCGTTCCGGCGCAGCTACACCATGTACGACCGGGACGAGTTGCTCGCCCTGCTCGATCCGGACCTGGCGGGGGCGGTCGAGGAGGTGCTCGCCGAACACGCGGACATCTATCAGGACAACGACCTCGACGACTTCGTCAACCGCATGTGCCTGGGCGACGCCCGGATGTTCCTGCCGGGCCTGAACCTCGCCTACACGGACCGGTCGAGCATGGCCGCGTCGATGGAGGTGCGGGTGCCGTACGTGGACGTCGAGGTGGTCAGGGCGGCGTTCGCCGTGCCGGGCGATCGCAAGATCGTCGGGCGGCAGGGCAAGGCCGTCCTCAAGGAGGCGGCCGCCTCGATCCTGCCCCGGGAGGTCGTCTACCGGCCCAAGGGCCTGTTCAGCGCCCCGCTGCGGGCCTGGATGAGCCGGGACCTGGCGCCGCTGGTGCGCGAGGTGGTGCACGACGGCGTGCTCGTCAGCTCCGGGTTGCTGCGCCGCGACGCCCTGGCGCGCATGGTCGCCGCGGACGCCGCCGGACAACGGGACTACTCCAAGCATCTGTGGCATGTGCTGACCCTCGAACACTGGTATCGCGGCGCGACCTCCGGGTCCGACCGGAGCGCCGGTGCGACGGCGTAG